CACCCGACGGTCATCGCGGGTTGCAAGTCTTAAGGTTACCGTGGAGTTAGCTTGAGTTTCATTCATTCTGGCGCATCTTCCACCGGGGGTAACAACACCCCGGACCTTCTGCGCTGGGATATTCCACATTGAAGCGGAAGTACCTCTGGGAATGTCTGGGAATTCATGCAAATATCCTGTGGTAAATGCTGACAGCAACGGCAGGGGACCCGTCTGGTCAATGATTGGTAGGAAATTGGAAGCGTATATCGAAAGGCGAGAGGAGACATCGCTCTCTTGCGCGTCGCGGATCCGTCGGGGCAGTCCCAACTGATGGTTGATGGTCCTTGGGGTTCATGGTAATATATGGATGTCGCCGGAGCCCGCCGAAAGGAGGCCATCCCATGCCGACCTCGCCGCCCCGCTACCCATTTCCCCTAGGTTCCGGTCCCAGCCTGTCCGACGTGCATCTCTGCGCAATTCCCTTCCCCGGCCAAGGCCTTGATTTCGTCTCCACGCCGTTCTGCGAAGGCCGCGTCGAGGTGAGCCTTTCCGACATTCGCGATCTCGCGAAGCCCGAAGGCCAAGTCTGCCCGAGCTGCGAAAGCAAAGAGATCGTCCGGTACGGAAAGCCCAAGGGCATACAAAAATACAAGTGCAAACGATGCCGGACCTATTTCACCGACCTCACCGGGACAGTGATGCATCGCACCCGGCTGCGGGGGAAATGGCTCCAGTACCTCGCGCTGATGACGGAAGGCCTCTCAGTGCGGCAAGCTGCAAGGCTCTTGGGAATTTCCAAGAACACCGCGTTCGCCTGGAGACACAAAGTCATCTCCAGGCTCGCCGGGGCTTACGCGCAGACTAGGCTCTCTGGGATTGTGGAGACGCATCAGCTCCTCATGCTTAAGTGCTGCAAGGGCTCCCCGGAGGCCCGCAAGGCTCGCGCGACGAGCCCAGGGGAAGGATCTCGACAGATCCCGTTTCTCAGCCCCCGCTCGGAGAGGGTCTATGTCCTTTTCGCCCTCGACCGGTTCGGTAACATGGCAGCAGAGGTGGCATCGGGCGAATCCCGAGTCGGGTTCGATGAGATCATGCGGGATCGGATCGCGCCGGGGGTCCGAATCTGCGTGGAACGCGGAATCGGGCACTGGCCACCTCCCGGCAAGCGGAGCCTGGGGCTCGTGTGGACAACGCCTGCACGGGCCAGGGTCTTCAGCGAAGATGCGGCGAGCCCCGATCCAGTGCACCACCAAAGGAACGCGAAACGCCTTGCGATCCAGTTCAGGGCGTGGCTGATGAGGTTTCACGGAGTGGCCACGAAGTACCTGCTCCGATACATCACGTGGTTCTGGCAAGTATCGTCCGGCGCCGGGCTGGCAACGCCGATAGCCGCAAAGCGACTGCTCCTGGCCACATTGAGCAGCATGGGGATCTAGCGAAGCGCGGGTCTTGCGGTGATCCGTAAGCTCATATGCCACCTATCAGGGCTGAGCCTACGATGAACCCCCAGAGCTCGTCAACCGTTAACTGGGACACTCGCTATTGCCTGACTACCTCAGACCTGTTCTTCTTCACCTCTTTCTCTTGATACATGGCTTCATCGGCCTTTCTGATGAGCGTGTCTATGTCTCCTGGCGAACCGGGCTGCCATAGGAAGGTTCCAACGTTGACATCCAGGTCGTGGGCGATTTCCGACGCCTGTGCCCACTCGTGGACGGCCCGCCGGACCCGTGCGGCTGCGAAGTCCAGATCTTCGCGGCTGACGTCCCTGAGGATCGCCACGAACTCGTCTCCGCCTAGTCTGGCCGGGGTTCCGGACGTTCCGACCGCCGTCCGCAGCAACCCGGCGAACTGCTTGAGGACTTCGTCTCCGGCCAAGTGCCCGTGTAGGTCATTGACCCTCTTGAACTTATCAAGATCCGCCATGAGGATCCCGACCTGTTCCCTGTCTTCTCTCGCCGCCGCGATGTCTCTCTCGGCGGAGAGCATAAACCCGTTTCTGTTGTACAGGCCAGTCAGGGAGTCGTGGATGGCCTGCGTCCTGAGCTCAGCGAAGATAGAGTCGTAGGGGGCTATGAGTCTGTGTCGAACCACTCCTCTGTAGATGCAGTAGTAGGATAGAACCTTGATAAGGTGGCCCACAAGGTTCGCAAGGCCGTACACGTCCGTGTGGAGAACGAAGCACAGCTCGGACAGGATTGTCGCGCCCATCGAGCACATGAGTGCGGCGTAGAGGTGCTGGTCCAGGTCCGCCCGGCGGGCGTGCAGACGGAACATGCCCCCCGCAACCAGCGTCATCACCAAGTACTCGCTCCATATCTTAAACTGCGTCAGGCCCTCTCCTTCCACGAAACACGTAGGAAAGGCGCGGACGCACATGATCGACCAAATCAACGAGGCCGTGGTGACGATGCAGATCAACGTCCACGCTACCTGCGAGATCCTTCTCTTGAGGAGAAGGGGTGATACAAACAAAGCCGCGCCCACGAGGCATCTCCCGGCAATCCAGAGCTGCGTCGCCGTGTCGGCCCCGTATCCCGGGAACAACCCCATGCCGTGGTAGGTCGCGAGATGCAAGAAGTCTAGAGCTGCGACGGAAGCGTATGCCTTCCCCAGGAACAACAGCATTTCGTTTTGCGAGCACTTGTAAGTCCACGTCGCGAGAACGTAGATCAGAGCCGCGACCACTATGGCGAAGCCTTCAGCCGCAGTGTGAAACAAGAGATAGTTACATTCGGCTGTAAGCAACGACAGGCCTACAACAAACGCTGCTGTATCGCCCCTCGGGAGCGTATCCCAGAGGAATCGAATGTGAAAAAGGCCCTTCAAGAGGTTCATCTCCATTCATCAATATCAAGGCGCCGGCAAGGTCAAGCGGCCATGCCGGCGCTCGTACGCTGCATCCTACTCGGGCGCTTTCTGTAACGCAACGCTGCAGGGGGAATGCATGCCGTCCATCCTACGGCTGGCGGCTCGTCGGCGGTCAACGTACGGGCTATTCACGGCATAACGAACGAGCAGCAGGGAGCCCGTATCGAGCCCTCTGCTGCCTCGCATCTGCATCAGGAAGTCCGCTGTGGCGGCCATGTCGGACGCGGGGGCCATGGAGGACGAGGAGGCCACGGCGGACGCGGGGGCCATGGAGGACGAGGAGGCCACGGCGGACGCGGTGGCCACGGCGGGCGAGGCGGCCATGGAGGCCACGGAGACCACGGGGGCCATGGAGGACGAGGAGGCCACGGCGGGCGAGGGGGCCACACTGCGCTCCATTCATCCGGATATACATCGGAAACATCGGAATAGTCGGGAACAACGGAGCCACTGTAGGGATCGTAGTACACGTCGGACACCTCCTTCCGTGAGGTGTGTGCTTGCCTAATGAACATTGTCGACAGGATTTCGGTGCCGGTCTGGCAGGCGATGATGCACTCAACGTTGGCGTAGTACAGTCTATTCCCAGGTTGAATCGAGGCAACTATGACTTCGAGCTGCAGGGCGGTAAGTAACAGTGAGAGACTGCGCCGTGCGTGACTAGATGGGGCATGTGGGTTGTCTGAGCGTTAGCCCCGAAGCCCGGCAAAAAGCCTGAGGTAGTCGGCCAAGTGCCTGGTGGAGAGGAAATTGCGTCTCACGTGCTCGCGGCCGGATACGCCTATCTGGCGGCGGAGGTCCATGTCTCCTAGGAGCATCAAGGCCTTTTCGGCGCACTCCTGCACTGAACTGACGAGGAATCCAGATCGTCCATCCTGGATCTGGATGGGGATGCCGCCGACGTTGCTTGCCACTACGGGCTTGGCTTTCCACAGGCTCTCGGACACAGTGAGCCCGAACCCCTCGCGCACCGACTTCTGGATCACTACGTCGGCTGCGGTTTGGAACGCGTTGACGTCGGCGTTGCCGACCCCATGCAGGTTCGACAGGATGTGCACGTCTCGATCCCCGGCTGCGTGCTCCAACGTCTTGCAGTAGTACTCGACACCCTCCGGGTCATCAGCAGCCATTGAGCCTACGAGGGCCAGTTGAACCTCGGGGACTTCCTTTCTGACCAGCCGATAGGAGTCAATGACTCCAAGCGGGTCTTTCCAGGGATCGAATCGAGAGATCTGAACAAGGAGGGGCCGGTTGGGATCGACCCCGTATCCTGCGATTATGTGCTTGCACGCGACCGCCGGGATCTCCACGTTCTTTGGGCTGAGCGGATCTATGGAGGGAGGGATGATCACAACGTGTTCTGACCCTATGCCCTCCTTGACGTATGCCGCCGCCGTGAATATCGAGGCGTCGTATTGCTCCACAAACGGCATGATCAGATTCCACGAACCCGGGACCGGGCTGGAGAGATCTATGTGGCATCTCCATATCCACTTGGTCTTTTCACCGAGCCTGTGACGGAGGTATTGGATGAGCGGTGCAGGCTGTGGGTCGTGCACGACCACGAAGTCGTATTCCCCGCATGCGCATGAGATCTGCTCCGCTTCCGCCGCATTGAGCTCGATGTAGGCGCTGATTCCTGTGCTCACGCTTATTCCCGGAAGCGCGGCTTCCGAACCCTGCAAGGCGTTATGCAGGTTCTTCGTGAACGCGAAGAATTCTGGCGTCCCGTCCATTGTGGACCAATCTGCTTTCAGCCCCACGTCTCTCATTAGCGGGACGAGTGTGGACAGAATCTCGGCAACGCCGCCGCCGTACACAGTCGAATTAACATGGAGGACCCTTGCCCCCGCAAACGGCTCTGCAAGGCGCCGGATTTCGTCGACTGCGTCGTCTCCTGCTGGACCCCGGTAATCCTCGATGGACTTGGTCACAGTAGTTGCTAGTCGTGCCATCATAACGAGCGCGATGGACCGCCCCGTTGCACGCGGCAGATGAACGCGCTCTCCCTCCAATCGTCGAGCGGCGGCAGGGCGACGGGCGGCGAAACCACAGTCGACTACCGCGCCTGTGCCATCTATATCGTTCTCCGGTCCGTGCGCGAGACATACGCTTTCCCGGCATGTCCCGGTGCGCGGGTGCAACCTCGAGGCGCGATCCGCGCAGGCCCATTGCTGTTCAACGGATAGAAGGCATTGAGATAGGAGACCTTAGCCTAAGCGAAATCGCGTCTTCTTCCTAGACAGATCAGAGTGCGCGCCCGAGGGGCCGGGAGTGTCGGATGTGCGTGAGCGCATGAACGTGGAGCTGAATCTGGGGGCAACCTACTTGGGTGAGGGCGTGTGCGGGTTTGAGGTGTGGGCGCCTCGTTCACGCAGTGTGCAGCTGAGGTTGGTGGCACCGCACGAAAGGTTGATAACAATAACCCGGGAAGAACGAGGCTACTACCGCGCTCGGGTCAGGGGAGTCGAACCTGGAACCCTCTACTACTACCGCCTGGACGGCGAACTAGACCGCCCTGACCCAGCTTCGCGGTATCAGCCCGAAGGGGTCCATGGGCCTTCAATGGTTGTAGATCCGAGCGCCTTCGTGTGGTCAGACGGGGAATGGCGTGGAGTCGCTCAGGAGGACCTGATCATCTACGAGCTCCACATCGGGACCTTCACTTCCGAAGGCACGTTTGAATCCGCCGTCCCCAAGCTCGACGCCCTAGTCGAACTGGGTGTCACGGCGGTCGAGCTAATGCCTGTGGCTCAGTTCCCCGGAGGCAGGAACTGGGGTTATGATGGAGTCTATCCGTACGCCGTTCAGAACTCCTACGGCGGGCCGGACGGCCTCAAACGGCTGGTGGACGCATGTCACAGACTTGGGCTTTCGGTATACCTGGATGTGGTCTATAACCACCTGGGACCCGAAGGGAATTATCTCGGGGATTTTGGGCCTTACTTCACCGATAGGTACAGGGGCGCGTGGGGACCGGCATTGAACTTCGATGGGCCCGAAAGCGATGAGGTGCGGCGCTTCTTCATACAGAACGCGCTCTACTGGATCACCGAATTCCACATGGACGGCCTCCGGCTGGACGCCATACACGGAATAATCGACACGTCGGCCCGGCGGTTCCTCGCGGAGCTGGCCTCCCGTGTTCATAGAACGGCGGACAAGATCGGACGCACGGTGCATCTGATCGCGGAGAGCGATTTGAACGACGCGAGGGTGATCCGGCCCCGCGAGATGGGTGGGGACGGCTTGGATGCTCAGTGGAACGACGATTTCCATCACAGCCTGCACTCCCTTCTGACAGGGGAGCGTGACGGGTACTACCAGGACTTTGACTCTCTGGACCAGCTCGCAAAGGCTTTCCGCAGCGGCTACGTTTACACAGGCCAATACTCCAACTACCGAAAGCGCAGCCANNNNNNNNNNATTCGACTCACAGTTGCAGCCCGCGTCAGTTCGTGGTATTCGCCCAGAACCATGATCAAGTGGGAAACCGCGCCCTCGGGGACAGACTCGCCACCCTTGTCGGTTTCGATGAACTGAAACTGGCGGCGGCCGCGGTGATCCTGTCTCCGTACATACCCCTTCTTTTTATGGGGGAGGAGTACGGGGAGACCGCGCCTTTTCAGTACTTCACCAGCCACTCAGATCCCAAACTAATTGAGGCGGTGCGCAAAGGGAGACAGGAGGAGTTCGCGGCGTTCAGGTGGGAAGGGGAGGTGCCCGACCCCGATGATGTAGCGACGTACGCGAGGTCCCGACTGGACCACAACCTGCGCGGGCAGGGCGGGCATAGAGTGCTCCTGGATCTTTACCGGGAGTTGATCCAGCTTCGTCGAACACTTCCCGCACTTGCCGTCTTGAGCTGGGATGTTATGGAGGTCATCCCTTGCCGCGCGGAGCGGGTTCTGTTTGTTAGGCGTTGGACCGAGGCGGATGAAGTCTGCGCGGTCTTCTCCTTCGGAGACGCCGGGGTCGTGGTCTCGCTCCCGATGCCGGACGGCAGGTGGGACAAACAGTTGGATACCGCCGAGGACAGATGGCTCGGAAACGGCAGCTTGCTTCCACGCATCTTGCGCTCGCCGGACGAAACCTTAGTGACTATTGCCCCAAAAACGTGCGCCTTGTTCAGGCGGATTGCGGAGGATTGACTGGAACAATGGAACGCTACGTGTGCATACACGGGCATTTCTATCAGCCGCCCCGGGAGAACCCGTGGCTTGAGGACGTGGAGCTCCAAGACTCGGCATACCCCTACCACGACTGGAACGCCCGCATCACGGCGGAGTGTTACGAACCGAACACGGCGTCTCGAATCCGCGCCGAAGACGGACGGATCATGAAGATCCAGAACAACTACAGCAAAATCAGCTTCAACTTCGGTCCGACGCTGATGGATTGGATGAGGAAGCGGACACCGGCGGTATATGAAGGGGTGATCGAAGGAGACCGAGAGAGTCAGAAACATTTTTCAGGGCATGGGTCCGGGTTTGCGCAGGCATATAACCACATGATCATGCCGCTCGCCAATTCGCGGGACAAGTACACGCAGGTGGTCTGGGGCATCCGCGATTTCGAGTATCGTTTCGGGCGACGCCCTGAGGGTATGTGGCTGCCCGAGACCGCTGTGGACATTGAGAGCCTGGATATCATGGCACGTCAGGGCATCAAGTTCACCGTTCTCGCGCCCCACCAGGCAAAGCGAGTGCGTAACATCGACAACGGTTCTTGGCAGAGGGTGCGAAAGGGCGTGGACCCGAGCATGCCCTATCTGGTCTGGCTGCCCTCGGGCCGGTCCATAAACGTGTTCTACTACGACGGCCCCATCTCGCGCGCAATCGCATTCGAGCGTCTGACTTCGAACGGGGAGCGTTTCGCCGAACGCCTCTTGAGCGCATTTGTGGACTACCGCACTTGGCCGCAATTGGTCC
The sequence above is drawn from the Bacillota bacterium genome and encodes:
- a CDS encoding helix-turn-helix domain-containing protein — its product is MPTSPPRYPFPLGSGPSLSDVHLCAIPFPGQGLDFVSTPFCEGRVEVSLSDIRDLAKPEGQVCPSCESKEIVRYGKPKGIQKYKCKRCRTYFTDLTGTVMHRTRLRGKWLQYLALMTEGLSVRQAARLLGISKNTAFAWRHKVISRLAGAYAQTRLSGIVETHQLLMLKCCKGSPEARKARATSPGEGSRQIPFLSPRSERVYVLFALDRFGNMAAEVASGESRVGFDEIMRDRIAPGVRICVERGIGHWPPPGKRSLGLVWTTPARARVFSEDAASPDPVHHQRNAKRLAIQFRAWLMRFHGVATKYLLRYITWFWQVSSGAGLATPIAAKRLLLATLSSMGI
- a CDS encoding GGDEF domain-containing protein, with the protein product MKGLFHIRFLWDTLPRGDTAAFVVGLSLLTAECNYLLFHTAAEGFAIVVAALIYVLATWTYKCSQNEMLLFLGKAYASVAALDFLHLATYHGMGLFPGYGADTATQLWIAGRCLVGAALFVSPLLLKRRISQVAWTLICIVTTASLIWSIMCVRAFPTCFVEGEGLTQFKIWSEYLVMTLVAGGMFRLHARRADLDQHLYAALMCSMGATILSELCFVLHTDVYGLANLVGHLIKVLSYYCIYRGVVRHRLIAPYDSIFAELRTQAIHDSLTGLYNRNGFMLSAERDIAAAREDREQVGILMADLDKFKRVNDLHGHLAGDEVLKQFAGLLRTAVGTSGTPARLGGDEFVAILRDVSREDLDFAAARVRRAVHEWAQASEIAHDLDVNVGTFLWQPGSPGDIDTLIRKADEAMYQEKEVKKNRSEVVRQ
- a CDS encoding glycosyltransferase; translation: MMARLATTVTKSIEDYRGPAGDDAVDEIRRLAEPFAGARVLHVNSTVYGGGVAEILSTLVPLMRDVGLKADWSTMDGTPEFFAFTKNLHNALQGSEAALPGISVSTGISAYIELNAAEAEQISCACGEYDFVVVHDPQPAPLIQYLRHRLGEKTKWIWRCHIDLSSPVPGSWNLIMPFVEQYDASIFTAAAYVKEGIGSEHVVIIPPSIDPLSPKNVEIPAVACKHIIAGYGVDPNRPLLVQISRFDPWKDPLGVIDSYRLVRKEVPEVQLALVGSMAADDPEGVEYYCKTLEHAAGDRDVHILSNLHGVGNADVNAFQTAADVVIQKSVREGFGLTVSESLWKAKPVVASNVGGIPIQIQDGRSGFLVSSVQECAEKALMLLGDMDLRRQIGVSGREHVRRNFLSTRHLADYLRLFAGLRG
- the treZ gene encoding malto-oligosyltrehalose trehalohydrolase codes for the protein MNVELNLGATYLGEGVCGFEVWAPRSRSVQLRLVAPHERLITITREERGYYRARVRGVEPGTLYYYRLDGELDRPDPASRYQPEGVHGPSMVVDPSAFVWSDGEWRGVAQEDLIIYELHIGTFTSEGTFESAVPKLDALVELGVTAVELMPVAQFPGGRNWGYDGVYPYAVQNSYGGPDGLKRLVDACHRLGLSVYLDVVYNHLGPEGNYLGDFGPYFTDRYRGAWGPALNFDGPESDEVRRFFIQNALYWITEFHMDGLRLDAIHGIIDTSARRFLAELASRVHRTADKIGRTVHLIAESDLNDARVIRPREMGGDGLDAQWNDDFHHSLHSLLTGERDGYYQDFDSLDQLAKAFRSGYVYTGQYSNYRKRS
- a CDS encoding DUF3459 domain-containing protein; its protein translation is STHSCSPRQFVVFAQNHDQVGNRALGDRLATLVGFDELKLAAAAVILSPYIPLLFMGEEYGETAPFQYFTSHSDPKLIEAVRKGRQEEFAAFRWEGEVPDPDDVATYARSRLDHNLRGQGGHRVLLDLYRELIQLRRTLPALAVLSWDVMEVIPCRAERVLFVRRWTEADEVCAVFSFGDAGVVVSLPMPDGRWDKQLDTAEDRWLGNGSLLPRILRSPDETLVTIAPKTCALFRRIAED